From Aegilops tauschii subsp. strangulata cultivar AL8/78 chromosome 5, Aet v6.0, whole genome shotgun sequence:
GAGGAAGATGAACGGAGCAAGGCCGTGATCCATTCCCGAAAGCGCGGTGGAAATCCCCTCCGCTGCAGGAGGTCAATAATGTACTCCCACTTGACAGAGTCAAACGCCTTGCGGATGTCGAGCTTGAATAGCAGCGCTGGAGTTCTGTTTTTATGGAGGCGGCGGGCAAGGCCCCTCACATACATAAAGTTGTCATGGATGCATCTCCTCTTGATGAAGGCACTCTGCGCGCTGGAGATGAGGACGTGCGTGTGAGGGCCAAGCCGTAGGGCAAggaccttcgcgatgatcttggGGATGGCATGGATGAGGCTTATAGGTCTGTAGTTAGCTATCTCCTCCGCCCCATCTTTTTTGGGGAGAAGCACGATGTTCGCAGCGTTGAGCCAGTGTAGGTTTGCCGAATGCAAATTGTTGAAGGAGTGGATGGCTTGCATGATGTCAGTCTTGATAGTGAGCCAACATTTCTTGAAAAAAATTCCAGTGAAACCGTCCGGGCCGGGCGCTTTGTCATTGGGCATCTCGTTGATGGCAGCTCTCACTTCCTCCTCAGATATGGGGCTGTCGAGGTCGGAGAGGTCATGATTACCAAAGTCGAGAGCGTCCCAGTTGAAGTCCACGGGATAGGAAGTCCCCCGTCCCATCACGCTGGTGAAATGCTCGTGCATCAAGGCCTCCTTCTGCTCATGTCCAGTGACCCAGCCACCGTTATGCTTAATTCTATGGATGTGGTTCTTTCTCCGGCGTGCATTCACCCTTCGATGGAAAAACTTGGTGTTGGCGTCTCCCTCCTTTAAGTTTGAGATCCTAGAGCATTGCTTTCTCCTCGCCCGCTCAAGGACCGCAAGACTGACCACCCTTCTCTTTAGCTTTGCCCTCAAGTCTTTCTCCCCAGGCGAGAGCTCCCGGTCTTCTTGGGCGACGTCAAGGCGGAGTATCACCAAGAGGGCCGCATGCAAGTGAAGCTTCGCCTTCGAGAAAAGATTTCGACTCCACTCCGCTAGCCTGACACTAACTTTTTTCATCTTGTGGAAGAGTCGCAGGTACGGCTCCACATGAGGGCACACCTCGCTCCAAGCCTTGTCCACCACTTCCTGGAAGCCCGGCATGGACGTCCAAAAATTCTCAAACTTGAAGCAACGCGGTCTCCTTGGTCCACTATCATCCGCGAGAAGGAGAGGGCAGTGGTCCGAAAGCGAAGTGGAAAGAGCATGCAACACGTGGGTGCCGAAGGCAAGATCCCAATCCGCGTTGCAGAAAAATGAATCGAGCTTGCAAAGGGTGGGGTTGTCTCGCTCGTTGCTCCAAGTGAAACGACGATTTTGCAGGTGTATCTCGCTGAGTTCGCATGCGTGGAGGGTGTTACGGAACCGGTTGATGCGGCCATGGTTGATGTTCCGCTTATTCTTGTCGCGCGCGCGTTGTATTTGGTTGAAGTCACCCAGAGCAAGCCATTTGGTCCCTGGAGGTGGCTTTTGAGCCAGGAGCTCCACGAAGAAGGCGTTTTTGCAAGAGGAAGTAGTAGGGCCATAGACCGCCGTGATCTTGAAGGAAACCCCAGACTCGCGGATGAGGACTGTGGCCGATAGGCAGTACACCGAGAGCACAATATCAGACACAGCGACAACGTCGTCATCCCAAAGCAACAGGAAGCCGCCCCTAGTGCCCAGTGCCGGCCGGTGGGCAAAGCTTTTGAGCCTGGCCCCTCCCAGGAAGGAAGCCGTAAACTGGTCCAACACCTCAAGTTTGGTCTCCTGTAAGCAAGCCAAATGACACGAAGTTGCAGCGATAGTCTCGTGAACAGTGGCCCGTCGGTTTGGGCAGTTTAATCCCCTTACATTCCAACTAAGAAGGTTAATTGGTTGTCCTAACATGATAAACTAGAGACCCTGACAGCACAACAAACGAACACAACCTAGGTGCTGGATTGCACCTCCTCCTCATGGTCCAGCGCTGTTGCGCCCCCATGACCAATGAGGGCCTCGTCCACCGCAGCAGCATGCGCGTCGTCGATCTTGAACAGGCCACGGAGAGCAGTCATGACATTGTCAGGCAGCTGATCCTTGAACTGACGCTCAAATTGGTCGAGACCCCGGGCGGTGACGTCTTCGCCGTTGCGGATGATGCCAATAGTGCGGCAGACCAGCCCCTGCGCTTCCTTTGCCATGGAGGTGGCGAAGCCCACCTTGCGCGCCTGAACGCGGGCACTGGTACGACGAAGCGAGAATCCCCCACCCTGGGACGTGATAGCAACCCCGGCCAGCGTTTTGCGTCTCTTTGTTGGTGCCTTGACCGGGGAAGACTGAGGGGTCGGAAGTAGAGCCCGTTCCCGCTCCCGGAAAAGGGCCTCCATTGGCGCGGCCACCGCAGCCACCCCGCCAGCAGCGAGCGGGGTTCTAGGAAGGGTCCTGCCTGGGAAGATTGGTGGAGTTGGCGATGGTGAGAACCCAGCAGCGCGTGGCAACGACGGTATTGGGAGCGACAGCCGCAGAGGAGAGCACAAACCGGCCACCAGCGCACTAGCCCCCTCCACCCTGATCGCCACTGCCCCGTCCATGGCAGCAGAGCGGGCATCAGCGCGCCTTGAACTTGACGAGGACGGCAGCACCGACGTAGGGGACAGCGGTGGAGAAGCCTGTGGCGTCAGGTTGTCGTTGGAGCGGTTCCGTTCGGAGCGTGGCGAGGGGTGACGAACGCGGGAACGGCCACGCACAGGCGGAGGCACCGCAACGTCCACGATCGGCATGCCCTCAGTCGCCCGCACCGAGGTGTTGCTGGCAGCACCCGAGCCGGCCAGGAGCGCCGGTGACGGCTCCGACCCGCTTTGCCTGTGCCTCCCGTCACGCCCATCGTGCCGATCTCCACGGCGATCATCACGTCGGCGCTGCTCATCGCGCCGCCCTCCGTCTTCACGCCTGTTGCCATCCGCTCGGGATCTGCTCCGGAAGATCCTGCCCGCCCAGGACAGGCCGCGGTCACCCTGTCTGCCGCGGTGGTCGTCGTGGtcctcatgatcatcatcacGCCGCTGGCCCCGCCCTCGGGCAGCAGGGGAGCTGTGGCTCTCCCTCGTCTGCCGCTCGCCGTCGATGACGCCCTTGGTCCAGTCGAGGGGGTGGCGCTGGGCATTCCTCGGGATGTTGCCGGCGGCGTCCGGGCTGAAGTCCTCGATCAGCTCAAGGTGGATCAGCACCCTGTCCTCCAGCCCCTCCAGCCCTGTCCCAGCAGGGGTGGCGCTGCCGATAGGCTGCCGGCCAGGCCTGTCGACGATGGTGGACCACATAACCTTGGGGATGGCCGACGGATTGGTAGTCCAGGCCCACAGGCTCATCATCGAGGCGTCCTCCTTCTGCAGAGTAGCGATGTCGAAGTAGTGCAGAATGGTGTTCTCACCCAGGAtcttggcgatctcctcctctcCCCAAGCGTGCAGGGGAACATTCTCCAAGCAGAGATGGACGTGGTAGTGCATCTTGGCGACCTTGGAGTGGGCGTTGGCACGCCACTTGGTGGCATGGATGTCGAGGTTGCGGTGCAGGAAGCGGCCCCTGGTGGTGAGGTCGTCGCGGTGGTGGGGGTGCCGGAAGGTGACCAGGAAGTCCTCCGGGAAGAACGGGACGACGTTGAAGTAGCCCCTGGCGATGTTGGTCTCTGCCTCGATGGCGCGCGCAATCTCCTCCGCATTGACCTGCGGCCGGTCCCCCCCCCCCAGCCAGATCAGGGCCGCGTTGGAGGCGAGAAGGGCCGCCTGCAGCTCCATTGCTGGGGTGGAGAGGAGCACCACGTGCCCCTCGCTCGGACGAGAGGCCGCGTCACCCAGGCGTGGCATGGCGCCGTGGTTGGCCGGGAGCGGCGGGGGGCCTGGCGGGAGGACGACGGCCAGATTGGTGGGCGCAGAAGCTGGAAGCGGGGGGACGACGGGCGCAGGGGCCGACAGAGGGGAGCGGACAGAGGGATTATGACGAAGAGGCTGCCGCTGAAGCCGGAGCGAGCACCCGCAAGCAAAGTGGCCCTGCCGGTCGCAGTAATTGCAGCGCACCGGGTCTCTGCACTCCCAGGCGAAGTGGCCGGTGCCCCGGCAGTTGAAGCAGAGCAAATCACCCCTTCTCTTGAATGCACGCGGCGGAGGTCGCTGGCGATTGAATGCATCTTGCGACCGAAGCGTTGGGCGCCTTGAATGCAGGGGAGGGATGGCCGGTGAGGAGCGCCACCAAAACGGAGGCCTGACCACCTGCCAGCCCGCGGCCAGGAGACCCGGTGGAGAGGGGGCGCGCCGCCCAACATCAGCACGGGTCGGCGAGAGACTTGAAGGCACCCAACCCGGATTCGCGGGCGGAGTGAATGCCTCAACCACCGCGCGGCGGGAGGCCGCCAGCTGGGCCGCACCCCGCGCCGCATCAGCGGCCTGGCACCAGAACGCAGGCGGCGTCTCAGGCACGAAGGACACGGAGGCGGCAGGCGCGGCTGGCCGAGCAGGCAAACCCAGATCTGGACCGGATCCAGCCCAACCCAGGCGCGGCGGGGGCGAATCGAACCCCGGTGGCAACAGCAGCGAGCCACCAGCGGACGGAGAAGCGGGGGGCAGCAGGCGAAggacggcggtggcggtggcTGCGGGTGCCGGAGCGGCGAGTCGCAGGAGCGTGGGTGCCATATCCTCACCCTAGCGGCGACTTCCTGGCTCTTTCTTTGGATCTGTGTTGAAGAGAGATTCTAAATGTTACTAGGAATGTTAATTACATGCCAGTACTACTAGCCATGTACCATCGTACCACAAGCCAAGAAAGCGCATACACTCGGAGAGACAGAACTATACACGAGTTTCTTTTTTGCGAAAATGATTTAGATATATTATTATCAAACTTCACCGCAAATTACAAAGCACATGAACGTAATAAAAATTACTTCAAGGTCCTAAAACCGCATATATTACCAACTGAACAGAACTACTTCCACCGCCCCATGACGTAAGACGTATTTTGACACTAGTATAGTGTCAAAAAAgttcttacattatgggacggaacTAGCAGTGTATATGCAACTGAAAGGGAAAATTAACACCGGCAATGAACACGCACGCAGGACGCAGCATCCCGTCGATCATCAGGACATGTTGGGTTCAGTCGACGCATGAGCTGAGGCCCAGGCATCCCATCCACATGCTCCCCGTCTGCACAAAACCGCATTCAAACAAAGAGCAGTCAGCTCCAACTATTCAcgacaaaaataaaagaaacatTCTTTCTTTCTTGGTGGACCGTGCGATACCTTCCTCGGCCCCCGGTGGGGGGCGAGCTCCGGCGGTGGCACCTGGTACAGGTCCCCGTCGACTGGCCGCACCACCCGCCTGGAGTCGCCGCCTTTGGCCGTCGAGCGCTCCCGGGACACGTCGCCCTCGGGCCGCCTCCTCGCCTGCTTCTTGGGCGTGGGTTTGCCCGGGGGCGGCGAGTACCTGAACCACACGTCGCTGCAggcctccggctccggcgtggcgtagcacgcggtcgccgccgccgcatgCGGCTCGTCGTGGTGGTAGTTGTAGTTCCACTCCCCGAACGCCGGCACGCGACGCCTCCTCGCCTTCTGCAAGCAAGACCAAACGATAATGAGGACTCCAATTCTGGGTGAAGTTGCTGGCAAGGAGGCTTTCCCTAGCTCACAGCACACTTACCGCCATCTGGTTCAGCACGGAGACCAAATGAgccgccaagaagaagaagacgaacaaGAAGAAGGGAAGCTGGGGCCGGTGAGTGAGTGGGGCTACGAGGCTGAAGAGAATGGAATGGAACCTCCTCCAATGGCTGGCTGGCTGGATGTGCGTGCATTTATAGCGAGTATTGGTGTGGCGTCGAAGCGAGGAATGGGGCTCGGGACCGGCAACGTTTGgcaagagaggagaggaggacgGGCGGTATGGAAGGCCGACCCTTTTCAGTAAGCCCGCTGTCGGTGTGTAGCCTCAGCTATGGTACTCCATCGGCGCGACACAGGGGCGCAGATGGAGGGAGGGAGGTACTCGTCTGACTGACGCGCGAGCTTTTACTGCGACGCAGCATCGGGGCGGGGCACCGTTTTCTGTTGTCGCCGCGCGTCGCGCCGGGTTGGTAGCTGACCATGGAGGCCTCCTGTCGCgcccgtgtgtgtgtgtgttatttCTGCATCATCACCGGCTCATTAGAAATTTTAAATTTTGCGACGCTGCGTGTGCGTGCCCTGCAAGCTGCCGACTCCGAGGCAATGCGTTGACAAATGACAAGATGTCTTCTCTAGAAAGACGCACAGATTAAGGAGCATACGTGGGACTGAGGTGTTTGGTTCACGCAAGGAAACGCAAACGCAAAAAAAAAAGGAAACGCAAACGCAATCGAGTTAGTGTAAATGGAATGGAGAAAAATGAGAATTTGTTTGGTTACTCTAATCAACTGTAACGTAATCAGCCCTACAACCGGGCCCTCCGTCCATCCCCATCGGCGTCACCTTTAACGCCGCCGACCTGAGCTCCAAACCAGCACATAAACCTCCTCGTCTCCAAGTCCTCGCCATCCCCTCCCTCGGCCTTGGCGTCCCAGCCCCCACCCTCGAGCGCCGCCGACTATGGCGACTAGAATTCCGGCCTCGATCAGCTGGATGATGTGCTATTGAAGCCCGCAGCCGAAGTTGGCTGTGGGCGTGGTGGCGCGCACCGGCGTCAGCCGCTCTCCTTCATCCTCACCGGTGATCGTCAGTGACGCACTCAGTGATCGTCGGCGCTGGACGCTATACCAGCATTATCAGTCTCCACCGGCGACCGTGGCCTTGTCAGCCGCGACGTCGAGCCTCCACGAAGCTCCATGGGGCTGGATAGGGAAGACGCGATAACAGTTTTATGATAGCCGCGAGAGTGTCGCTCCGGTTTCTGTTAACACACGATTTTGAGCGGAatcagattggcactagatcggTAATTGATACCATGGTACTTATGTGATTATAGCCCATACTAACCAAACAAGATTCAGCGTCATTTGATACCGCTGTTAAGGGATTACATTACAAAGTTTCGAAACAAACACCTCCAAAGAGTAGAGTACTTGCCTAAGCAAGAGGTGACAATGTGTTTATAAGTCCCAGCCACTAACTTCCTCTGTTCCAGAATTAGTTAGCTGGTTTACAAACTTACAAAAGAACCAGTTTGGTCAACTTAACTATTCTTAGGCACGTGGAACTGAACAGACACAATAATCAGACCCTTTTCGGCTTTTGTCTAAAGAATCACTCTACATTTGAGTCTTCGCCCCTGATTCAGTATAGTCCCTGAGAATTTTTTCTAAAGAAACCTTATAGCTAACTGGAACTCTTTTTGAGAGAAATTAGCTAACCAGATGATTTCCCGTGTTACTGTACTGATTCGGACAAAACATTTATTGATGATGTACCAAAGTGAAGATGCAGGGAAAGTCATGATTCACACGAAGACTGTACCCCCCACCCAAAACCAATGAAATGGTTTTATCAATAGAAAGCTTGACAAAATAATCCTCTCTCACATACAAATCATAAAGAGCACCTCACGCATGAAGTATCTTCCAGCAAAATGGCAAGGCATTCACGCAAATAAACACCGCCGTCCAATTAGCTTGCTTTCAAACAAAAACATCATAACATGCAGAAAATGTACAGTTCAATAGACCTGGTTATACTACTATGCAAAGTGAAACTAATATTACCCATACTGATTTTTTTTGTACAAATGAAGGCGCACTCTGAAGATGGAAAAATATATATTCATGATAAATGGTATCACCAAGTGCAATATGGTGAATGAATAATATCATGCAAGCATTTAAGTAAGAATCAATGATTGGTTTGTCACCCAAAAAAACAATGATTGGTAGCAAAACCCTAGGATACTGAAAGCTTGCTGTTTCATAGATGTTCATGTAATAACTCAGAAGAGACATTCTTTTGAGCTGTCTTCTCATTGATAAGAAATTAAGAAGAGCACGGCAAGAAATAGCAATAGAAGGTTGCTGCTTTGGTAAGGAACATCAAGACAAATAACTGAATGTACTAATCTTAAGATCCTTCTAAATTCCTTTCAAAAGCAAGAAATTCTAGCAAATGATAACCGATGAATTAATAGTGCTACTTATGGGCTGCAGtttaaaaaaatccaaataaaatgaGATTCTTTTTGTCAACTTTCTACTTTCAGGCCTCAGTAGCTAAAGGTCCGTCCTAGATATGTCATTATGTAACCACAACTTGGAACCAAATCATACCTACCATTACTACATGCTATTGGTTCTTCAGCTCATCTACTGGCAACTAAACTATTCATAGATCTAGCTTATTTATTGGCATCCATCAgtatacatatcacataaatcaACTCACCCAACCTCTGAGCAAGGCCTCGACAGAATGCCTTCAGGTGACATATTCTGTTTTATTTTTTACCCTGGAGTTTGCCGCAAACAAGAAAAAAATCTTCAGGTTGACAGATTCAACAATTGAAAATTAAAGAAACCATGCACGTCTGATTTTTAGCGAGCACCGGCCACACCCACCTCCGCGGTCGCCGACAGAACTGGCCCCATGAACTACAGACCCCACATGTCAGCTAGATAAGGCATAAATTCCTAAGTAAGAAATGGGAAGCACTATCCATTGATTGTCACATCAGCTTTGATCCGACGGCCAGGATAATCTCATCAAGAAATCGAACGGCTGAAAGTATTTTGGAAACGCAATCAAACGGTCCAGAAGGCAAGTGCCCTGAGAAGGCTTCATTTTGTGCAAGTTTCTAACAATGGGATTAGGCAAGGCAAGAACTCCCTATGGTCAGCAACCTTTGTACGCCAAATCCTCGTGCTTATACAGGGCTAGATCCATGCTATACATCCAAGCAAGGGTATGGTGTACCTCTCGCTCGTGAGGGCCCTAACATGGGTAAACTTTGTCTCGTGTGCATCACATCTAGGTTACCAGCTAGTCTGACACCCCCATCATGAGTATTATCGAAATTTACCACGAGACCAACGGAAGCTAACTGAATAATGCAATCTTCTAATTCTGCATCTTCACTATTATCATCTGAACTATGACCATTAGACATAAGCTCCTAGACAACCTTAGGGTAAAAAATGCCCAACTATATATATACTCTTAATATATATATAATACTAATTATGTGCATATTGATATAGCAATAAATTGCAGTAAAACATGATATTGTTCTAGTGACAATTTATTTAAAATAATACTCCAATAGACTAAATATACATctaagattttttttcttcatgctGGCTGATAGAAGATAGGCGTCAACTAGCAAGATTCATATCCTTCGCTAATTGGTCAAGTCGGGCAGCTCCTGGTTTGCACCACCTTGCCCCCCATGACCACGAGCGGCGGCTACACCGAACACAAAAACGAAGCAAAATTGTTGTGTTCAGCATGTATCACACTTGCCTCTGAGCAGATGAGACACAATGGATGAAGTTCGTAGAGGATACCTGGGAGGATGTCGTTCCACGATTCTAACAATCTTATTCAGGCGGCGCACCATGGGCTCATTTGTCGTCGACCCATGTTGTGCTAGTAAGGAGGCTCGCAGGTTGTCTGCGCGACACAAATCTGGGGCCTCCAAGAAGTGTATGgctgtatgcccatggagaccgATGTTGAAGCCAACCGACGCCGTACTTTGCACGGATCCGGTGCCCGCAAGAAGCAGACGCCCGTGGAGGCAACCATCGTCGAATCCTGTCAGCTCTGTTGGTTGTGCATAGGTCTAGCACCTACAAGAAACGAACCCTACGCAGGCGGACAACTTAGAAGCCCGTCAGCTCCCTGAGCTGCACAAATCCCGTGCCTATGAGAAATGCAAGTTTACCATCATGGCGGATCAGGTCTCCACGAGACATGGATCCGGCGCCCATGAGAAAGGCGAGCTTGTTATCGTGGCAAATCGGCTCTCCGCTGCACAAAAATTTGTCTGTTTCTCGCGGAAGCACGACACGACAACCGGAGTTGGTGCCGTTGAGCAGACCAACACTCTGTGCTCGGCTTGATCCCAACACTCCTAGCACAGACGAAGCATTGAGAGAATTGGAAGCCACTGGCATCAAGCCACCAATGACCCCATGCTCCACAAGGAACTGTAAGGGCACCTCCTGGCGTGGCCGTGCCATAAACTACGAAATTGAGTGGCTTGTGCGAGTGCACAAAGGTTGGCATGGCTCAAGAGGACGATTCGCCAAAATGGGGTCAAGGTAGTAGTTGGGATGATTTTGCGTCGATGGTCCATAGTTGATGTCGTCGCTCGGGGCAAAGTGTGGTTGCGGCATCTCGAAGAAGAAACGGCGGTCACTCCGAGGCAGCATAGCCGAAGACAACGAAACAACATTCCATCGAAACAGATCACGAGTAACGTCGTTGTTTCCCTGCATCGGCATGGCATGGCTGGCCAGGGGCCATTAAGCTGGAAGATCTGTGCAAGGGAGACCCATGTGGACGAAAGACAAAAGCGCGATGCACCATCTCTAAAAGGACCGAGATGGGCGTAGGATGCCCTCAGAGGGCCTCAGCTACTTGTCCGTGCTCCTGCAATAGCCAAAGCATTGGTGAGGACGTAGTTGAACATATTTCCTGGCCAGGTCGAGTTCTCGGTGCCTCCAATGCTTGGTGGGCCTCCCAACCGTCTCATCTTTTCATCTCGATTGTTTTGTTTCCCACACACTACAAAACTACTATTAAAAACTCATTAGCTTCACAAACTCAAGAGTATTGCTATTGTGTTACTTTTCGCACCGGTCACGTTCGTAGTACCTACTCGACCGAAAGAGGCTGTTTTGCATGAGGTACGTCTTTGGACGGGAAACAAATACGCAAAGATTTAGATGTACTCTGTTACGAACTGAAATAGCGGTATTTATAGCCTCTGCTGAAGCACTATGTGAGGA
This genomic window contains:
- the LOC109760939 gene encoding uncharacterized protein, giving the protein MAKARRRRVPAFGEWNYNYHHDEPHAAAATACYATPEPEACSDVWFRYSPPPGKPTPKKQARRRPEGDVSRERSTAKGGDSRRVVRPVDGDLYQVPPPELAPHRGPRKTGSMWMGCLGLSSCVD